A genome region from Apus apus isolate bApuApu2 chromosome 2, bApuApu2.pri.cur, whole genome shotgun sequence includes the following:
- the LOC127380795 gene encoding histamine H3 receptor-like produces MHNSTAGTPHVTGTCNETLSTPPPSSKFSLGVLVLLAFLMVLLALVTILGNVLVILAFIMNRNLRHRSNYYFLNLAISDFAVGAFCIPLYIPYALTGTWHLGRGLCKLWLVVDYLLCTASVFNIVLISYDRFLSVTKAVSYRTQQGITSSPVIKMVAIWVFAFLLYCPAILFWEHVAGHSVVAVDQCHAEFFHNWYFLLCTSTLEFFVPLVSVTYFNVHIFHNIQRRQRHGSAQDCEAPKGSSLSWRLCLLPRPRGSSPSAEAEESVSSLMRSMRPAVMASCPSPTNISPTALKKDFSFSFRSRTGSKLQRDKKTAKSLAIIVCVFAICWAPYTLLMIIRGACQGTCVHNSVYEISFWLLWTNSSLNPFLYSLCHVKFRMAFMKILCPKKFATLRSPSTPSF; encoded by the exons ATGCACAACAGCACTGCTGGAACTCCACATGTGACTGGAACATGTAATGAGACTTTGTCCACGCCGCCACCGAGCTCCAAGTTTTCCCTGGGCGTGTTGGTGCTGCTGGCTTTCCTCATGGTGTTGCTAGCTCTGGTCACCATCCTGGGCAACGTCTTGGTGATCCTTGCTTTCATCATGAACAGGAACCTCAGGCATCGGAGTAACTACTACTTTCTCAACCTTGCTATTTCTGACTTTGCAGTGG GTGCCTTCTGTATACCTTTGTACATCCCTTATGCCCTGACTGGGACGTGGCACTTGGGAAGAGGCCTGTGCAAGCTCTGGCTGGTTGTGGATTATCTCCTGTGCACAGCTTCAGTGTTTAACATCGTCCTTATCAGCTACGACCGTTTCCTGTCAGTTACCAAAGCT GTGTCTTACAGAACCCAGCAGGGAATAACATCCAGCCCTGTTATCAAGATGGTGGCCATCTGGGTTTTTGCCTTCCTCCTCTACTGCCCAGCAATCCTCTTTTGGGAGCACGTGGCTGGACACAGCGTGGTAGCAGTGGATCAGTGCCATGCCGAGTTCTTCCACAACTGGTACTTCCTCCTGTGCACGTCCACGCTGGAGTTCTTCGTGCCGCTGGTCTCGGTGACCTACTTCAACGTGCACATCTTCCACAACATCCAGAGGCGCCAGCGGCACGGCAGCGCGCAGGACTGTGAGGCTCCAAAGGGCAGCAGCCTGTCCTGGAGATTGTGCCTCCTGCCAAGGCCCAGAGGatcttctccttcagctgaagCAGAGGAGAGTGTTTCATCTTTAATGAGGTCAATGAGACCAGCAGTGATGGCTAGCTGTCCATCTCCAACAAATATCAGTCCCACAGCTCTCAAGAaggacttttctttttctttccgTTCAAGGACTGGATCAAAACTGCAGCGAgacaagaaaacagcaaagtCTCTTGCCATAATTGTGTGCGTGTTTGCCATTTGCTGGGCCCCGTACACTTTACTAATGATTATTCGTGGGGCCTGCCAAGGAACTTGTGTTCATAACTCCGTGTATGAAATAAGCTTTTGGCTTTTGTGGACCAATTCCTCTCTGAACCCATTTCTCTACTCTCTCTGTCATGTTAAATTTCGGATGGCTTTCATGAAAATATTATGTCCCAAAAAGTTTGCAACATTGAGATCACCTAGCACACCTTCCTTTTAG